The nucleotide window AAcataaagaatcacaaagtgCTCTCTAACAGTCTcacactttattctctctctctttctctcttttccagAACTCCACTTGGATTGAGTTTACCTTAAGCAGAACTGTATCAACAGAACCACACTCAGTTTCTGGTTCCAAGCTTGGCACATTTCACCTTGACTAACACCTTCCTGTGGACAATATTCACAACCCAGGACATTTACAGCTACCCTTTATGTCATCAAACTGTTGCAGCCACCAATGGAACTTCAGggtataaaggaatattctgattCAATAGTCTGAAACACAgaagaatatataaaaatgtcttcCAACAAGTCTTCAAATGTGCAGAAATTGTAGATATCCTGTTCATATGGTAGACTAAGTAGGGGATAAGGCCAATAAGTCACTGATTTAAgggctaaaataatatatatatatatatatattttacaactcAAGAGTTATAGTGTTCTGTGGCATTTAACTTTCTGTGTGTCTGAatattacacacaaataaaaaattaatcatAAACAGTTCAAGGAGTGGAATAAAAGCACCATCACTATCTACTCCCAAACTAATTAACTCTTTTGTTGCAAGACAGTTTTCATGGAATAACTGAGCGTTCATTCCAACAGAATCATGCAAAGATGAGAGGAACTGCTGATAGAGCACTCGTTTATAACTTTTAAAGTGAACTATGCAATATGGATCAGGTCAACAGTACAGATGAGTTTTCCCTCATCAATGCTACAGTCATTCCCACAACCTTGGCATCCTGGGATGACGCCACGCTCCTTGGCCTTCAGATCTCCCTCTCAGCAATGCTAGCGATCGTCACTTTAGCCACTGCTTTGTCCAATGCTTTCGTGATCGCCACCATCTTTCTCACACGCAAGCTGCACACGCCCGCCAACTTCCTGATCGGGTCTCTTGCAGTAACAGACATGTTGGTGTCCATTTTAGTCATGCCAATCAGCATTGTATATACGGTCAGTAAGACTTGGACACTGGGCCAGATATTATGCGATATTTGGCTCTCATCTGACATAACTTTCTGTACAGCTTCGATCCTGCACCTTTGCGTTATCGCATTAGACCGATATTGGGCCATAACTGATGCCTTGGAGTATTCAAAGCGACGTACCATGCGCAGAGCAGGACTGATGATCGGTGTTGTGTGGGTGATATCTATCTCTATCTCCATGCCACCTCTCTTCTGGAGGCAGGCCAAGGCTCATGAGGAGCTTAAGGAATGCATAGTCAACACTGACCAGATCTCCTATACGCTATATTCCACTTTTGGCGCCTTTTATGTCCCGACGGTCCTCTTGATCATTCTTTATGGCCGAATCTACGTGGCGGCTCGTTCCAGGATCTTCAAAACGCCAGCAACGACTGGAAAACGCTTCACTGCCGCTCAGCTCATCCAGAACTCAACAGGTTCTTCACTTTGCTCACTAAACTCCACCTCTAATCAGGAAGGACATCTTCATcctggaggtggaggaggaggagggtctCCTCTTTTTACGAACAGTGTGAAAGTGAAGCTAGCTGATAGTGTTCTGGAAAGAAAGCGTCTTTGTGCCGCTCGGGAGAAAAAGGCCACCAAAACTCTTGGGATTATCCTGGGTGCATTTATCATGTGCTGGCTTCCATTCTTCGTGGTTACGCTGGTGATGGGGATCTGTAAAGACTGCTTGTTCCACCCTTTGCTCTTTGACGTGTTCACCTGGCTGGGGTACCTGAACTCCCTCATCAATCCAGTAATCTACACTGCCTTCAATGATGACTTCAAACAAGCCTTCCACAAACTCACTAAGTTCAAAAGATGTTACTAAGAGAATATGGCAAATCCACTCACAGTGTTTTGACATCTTCATGACTTAATTAGCTGATTTCTCCTCAAAATA belongs to Xyrauchen texanus isolate HMW12.3.18 chromosome 16, RBS_HiC_50CHRs, whole genome shotgun sequence and includes:
- the LOC127656870 gene encoding 5-hydroxytryptamine receptor 1D-like, with product MDQVNSTDEFSLINATVIPTTLASWDDATLLGLQISLSAMLAIVTLATALSNAFVIATIFLTRKLHTPANFLIGSLAVTDMLVSILVMPISIVYTVSKTWTLGQILCDIWLSSDITFCTASILHLCVIALDRYWAITDALEYSKRRTMRRAGLMIGVVWVISISISMPPLFWRQAKAHEELKECIVNTDQISYTLYSTFGAFYVPTVLLIILYGRIYVAARSRIFKTPATTGKRFTAAQLIQNSTGSSLCSLNSTSNQEGHLHPGGGGGGGSPLFTNSVKVKLADSVLERKRLCAAREKKATKTLGIILGAFIMCWLPFFVVTLVMGICKDCLFHPLLFDVFTWLGYLNSLINPVIYTAFNDDFKQAFHKLTKFKRCY